The Paenibacillus tianjinensis genome has a window encoding:
- the tpiA gene encoding triose-phosphate isomerase, protein MSRTPIIAGNWKMFKTVPEAEGFIAEIKGQAEVEGVETVICAPFTNLPALVAAVKGSSIKIGAQNLHFEDNGAYTGEISGVMLKDLGVDYVIIGHSERRAYFGETDEIVNKKMHAAFRHGITPIVCVGEKLEEREADQTKDVCKVQTEAAFAGLSAEQAAQVVIAYEPIWAIGTGKSSTSQDANEVIAYIRTLVKGLYDEATAEAVRIQYGGSVKPENVTEYMSQSDIDGALVGGASLQPASFVSLVEGAK, encoded by the coding sequence ATGAGCAGAACACCTATTATTGCGGGCAACTGGAAAATGTTCAAAACTGTTCCGGAAGCCGAAGGTTTCATCGCTGAAATCAAAGGCCAAGCAGAAGTAGAAGGCGTTGAAACTGTTATTTGCGCTCCTTTTACTAACCTGCCTGCTCTGGTTGCAGCGGTTAAAGGATCAAGTATCAAAATCGGTGCACAGAACCTGCACTTCGAAGATAACGGAGCTTATACTGGCGAGATCAGCGGCGTAATGCTGAAGGATCTTGGCGTAGACTACGTGATCATCGGCCACTCCGAGCGTCGTGCTTATTTCGGCGAAACGGATGAAATTGTGAACAAAAAAATGCATGCGGCCTTCCGCCACGGCATTACTCCTATTGTATGTGTCGGCGAAAAGCTCGAAGAGCGCGAAGCTGACCAGACTAAGGATGTTTGCAAGGTTCAAACCGAAGCGGCATTTGCCGGTTTGAGTGCTGAACAAGCAGCTCAAGTGGTTATTGCTTATGAGCCTATCTGGGCTATCGGAACAGGTAAATCCTCTACTTCCCAAGATGCCAACGAAGTTATTGCTTACATTCGTACCCTTGTAAAAGGCCTGTACGATGAAGCAACAGCTGAAGCTGTTCGTATCCAGTACGGCGGTAGTGTGAAGCCTGAGAACGTAACGGAGTACATGAGTCAAAGCGACATCGACGGCGCTCTTGTCGGCGGTGCCAGCCTGCAGCCTGCTTCCTTCGTTTCACTCGTTGAGGGGGCGAAATAA
- the gap gene encoding type I glyceraldehyde-3-phosphate dehydrogenase, producing the protein MSVKVGINGFGRIGRLAFRRIQNVEGIEVVAINDLTDAKMLAHLLKYDTTQGKFQGEVEVHDGFFKVNGKDVKVLANRNPEELPWGELGVDIVLECTGFFTTKEAAEKHLKGGAKKVVISAPATGDMKTVVYNVNDDILDGSETVISGASCTTNCLAPMAKVLNDKFGIVEGLMTTIHAYTGDQNTLDAPHAKGDFRRARAAAENIIPNTTGAAKAIGLVIPELKGKLDGAAQRVPVATGSLTELVTVLDKNVTVEEINAAMKEASDPETYGYTEDEIVSSDIKGMTFGSLFDATQTKVLTVGDKQLVKTVAWYDNEMSYTAQLVRTLEKFAKLAQ; encoded by the coding sequence ATGAGTGTAAAAGTTGGTATTAACGGTTTTGGACGTATTGGACGCCTTGCATTCCGCCGTATTCAAAATGTAGAAGGTATCGAAGTGGTAGCAATCAACGACCTGACTGACGCTAAGATGCTTGCTCATTTGCTTAAATATGATACAACTCAAGGTAAATTCCAAGGTGAAGTTGAAGTTCATGACGGATTCTTCAAAGTAAACGGCAAAGACGTTAAGGTTCTGGCTAACCGCAACCCTGAAGAACTTCCTTGGGGAGAGCTTGGCGTAGACATCGTTCTGGAATGCACAGGTTTCTTCACAACTAAAGAAGCTGCTGAAAAACACCTTAAAGGCGGAGCTAAAAAAGTAGTTATCTCTGCTCCAGCTACAGGCGACATGAAAACTGTTGTTTACAACGTAAACGATGACATCCTTGATGGTTCTGAAACAGTTATCTCCGGCGCATCTTGCACAACTAACTGCCTGGCTCCAATGGCAAAAGTTCTGAACGACAAGTTCGGTATCGTTGAAGGCCTGATGACTACTATCCACGCTTACACAGGTGACCAGAACACTCTTGATGCTCCACACGCAAAAGGCGACTTCAGACGTGCCCGCGCTGCTGCTGAGAACATCATCCCTAACACTACCGGTGCTGCAAAAGCAATCGGTCTGGTTATCCCAGAACTGAAAGGCAAACTTGACGGTGCAGCACAACGTGTGCCTGTAGCGACTGGTTCCCTGACTGAGCTGGTAACTGTTCTGGATAAGAATGTTACTGTTGAAGAAATCAACGCAGCTATGAAAGAAGCTTCCGATCCAGAAACTTACGGCTACACTGAAGATGAAATCGTATCTTCCGACATCAAGGGTATGACTTTCGGTTCCCTGTTCGATGCAACACAAACTAAAGTCCTGACTGTTGGCGACAAACAACTGGTTAAAACCGTTGCTTGGTACGACAATGAAATGTCCTACACTGCACAACTCGTTCGTACTTTGGAAAAATTCGCAAAACTTGCTCAGTAA
- the clpP gene encoding ATP-dependent Clp endopeptidase proteolytic subunit ClpP: MSYIPMVVEQSNRGERAYDIYSRLLKDRIIFLGTEVNDVVANSIIAQMLFLAAEDPDKDIHLYVNSPGGSITAGMAIFDTMQYIKPDVSTICVGMAASMGAFLLNAGAKGKRFALPNSEIMIHQPLGGAQGQASDIEIRARRIIKLREKLNRILSERTGQPLEKIEKDTDRDYFMSAADAAEYGIVDKVIEKTLPTGV; the protein is encoded by the coding sequence GTGAGTTATATCCCTATGGTAGTAGAACAGAGCAATCGCGGCGAGCGCGCTTATGACATCTATTCCCGCCTGCTGAAGGACCGCATCATTTTCCTTGGAACAGAGGTCAATGACGTGGTTGCCAATTCCATCATCGCACAAATGCTATTCCTGGCGGCTGAAGATCCGGATAAGGATATTCACCTGTATGTGAACAGCCCCGGCGGTTCCATCACGGCAGGCATGGCTATATTTGATACAATGCAGTACATTAAACCGGATGTTTCCACAATCTGCGTGGGCATGGCCGCTTCCATGGGAGCTTTCCTGCTGAACGCCGGTGCCAAGGGCAAACGTTTTGCGCTGCCAAACAGCGAAATTATGATTCACCAGCCGCTTGGCGGTGCCCAAGGCCAGGCTTCGGATATCGAAATCCGCGCCCGCCGCATCATCAAGCTGCGCGAGAAGCTGAACCGCATCCTGTCCGAGCGTACCGGCCAGCCGCTGGAGAAGATTGAGAAGGATACCGACCGCGACTACTTCATGAGTGCTGCCGATGCAGCTGAATATGGTATTGTCGATAAAGTCATCGAGAAGACATTGCCAACAGGCGTGTAA
- the secG gene encoding preprotein translocase subunit SecG translates to MDIFLKVLLLIFSVGLIAVVLLQKGKSAGLSGAISGGAEHLFGKTKARGMELVLQRVTVALAAGFFIMSIIVAIVID, encoded by the coding sequence ATGGATATCTTTTTGAAAGTATTGCTCCTGATTTTTTCCGTCGGTCTGATTGCGGTCGTTCTTCTGCAAAAGGGGAAAAGCGCAGGTCTTTCCGGTGCCATCTCCGGCGGTGCTGAGCATCTCTTTGGTAAAACTAAAGCACGCGGTATGGAACTCGTACTTCAGCGTGTAACAGTCGCATTGGCGGCTGGATTCTTCATCATGTCGATCATCGTTGCCATCGTCATTGACTAA
- the eno gene encoding phosphopyruvate hydratase, translating to MTIISDVYAREVLDSRGNPTVEVDVYLESGAKGRAIVPSGASTGAHEAVELRDGDKSRYMGKGVLKAVENVNEIIAPEVIGMDALDQVGIDKLMITLDGTPNKGKLGANAILAVSMAVARAAAAALDIPLYVYLGGFNAKALPVPMMNIINGGEHADNNIDVQEFMVLPVGAPSFKEALRTGAEIFHNLKSVLQSKGLNTAVGDEGGFAPNLGSNEEAITTIIEAIEKAGYKPGVDVFLGMDVASTEFYKDGKYTLAGEGKSYTSAEYVDLLASWVEKYPIITIEDGMSEDDWEGWKLLTEKLGDKVQLVGDDLFVTNTERLATGIEKGIGNSILVKVNQIGTLTETFDAIEMAKRAGYTAVISHRSGESEDSTIADIAVATNAGQIKTGAPSRTDRVAKYNQLLRIEDELGELAQYNGLKSFYNLKR from the coding sequence ATGACTATTATTTCTGATGTATATGCACGCGAAGTCCTTGACTCCCGCGGTAACCCTACTGTAGAGGTTGATGTTTATCTGGAATCCGGCGCTAAAGGCCGCGCTATCGTTCCTTCCGGCGCTTCCACAGGCGCTCATGAAGCTGTTGAGCTTCGTGATGGCGACAAATCCCGTTACATGGGCAAAGGCGTTCTGAAAGCTGTTGAGAACGTAAATGAAATCATCGCTCCAGAAGTAATCGGTATGGACGCTCTTGACCAAGTGGGCATCGACAAATTGATGATCACTTTGGATGGAACTCCTAACAAAGGCAAGCTGGGCGCTAATGCAATCCTGGCTGTATCCATGGCCGTAGCTCGTGCAGCTGCAGCAGCTTTGGATATTCCTTTGTATGTATACCTGGGCGGATTCAACGCTAAAGCACTGCCAGTACCAATGATGAACATCATCAACGGTGGTGAGCATGCTGACAACAACATCGACGTTCAAGAGTTCATGGTTCTGCCAGTAGGCGCTCCAAGCTTCAAAGAAGCTCTTCGTACAGGTGCTGAAATCTTCCACAACCTGAAATCCGTACTGCAGTCCAAAGGCCTGAACACAGCTGTAGGTGACGAAGGCGGTTTCGCTCCAAACCTTGGTTCGAACGAAGAAGCAATCACTACAATCATCGAAGCGATTGAAAAAGCTGGTTACAAACCAGGCGTTGACGTATTCCTGGGTATGGACGTTGCTTCCACCGAGTTCTACAAAGACGGTAAATACACACTTGCTGGCGAAGGTAAATCTTACACTTCCGCTGAGTATGTAGACCTTCTGGCTTCATGGGTTGAGAAGTACCCAATCATCACCATCGAAGACGGTATGTCCGAAGACGACTGGGAAGGCTGGAAATTGCTTACTGAAAAATTGGGCGACAAAGTTCAATTGGTTGGTGACGACCTGTTCGTTACAAACACTGAGCGTCTTGCTACAGGTATCGAAAAAGGTATCGGTAACTCCATCCTGGTTAAGGTTAACCAAATTGGTACATTGACTGAAACTTTCGATGCTATCGAAATGGCTAAACGCGCTGGCTACACTGCTGTTATCTCCCACCGTTCCGGTGAGTCCGAAGACAGCACAATCGCTGATATCGCTGTAGCTACCAATGCTGGCCAGATCAAAACTGGTGCTCCTTCCCGTACAGACCGTGTTGCTAAATACAACCAATTGCTTCGCATCGAAGACGAACTGGGTGAATTGGCTCAATACAACGGCCTGAAATCCTTCTACAACCTCAAAAGATAA
- a CDS encoding sugar-binding transcriptional regulator encodes MRNLLEIQKQLLPDLMETLKRRYTILHQIMLSDIIGRRTLAASLDMTERVLRAETDLLKSQGLIEIESVGMRISDAGRRTLDLLEPIAKSLFGLDDLEEKIRSTYGLNKVIIVPGDCETSPFTKRELGRAGAKAFLGVLRSDDTIAVTGGSTLAEMADQLTLPLSLSYKNAWVVPARGGLGESMEIQANTIASTMAKRIGANYRLLHVPDLLSEDAYQSLAHDSNIGEIVQIIRRSRIIVHGIGDAIEMTRRRKLDETTVSEIQAEGAVAESFGYYFNEAGQVVHTMLTMGLRLEDIIRTEVVVGIAGGKRKAKAIHAMLRFGQEDILVTDEAAAVEIGKDIDKQLQQVL; translated from the coding sequence ATGCGCAATTTATTGGAAATCCAAAAGCAGCTTCTGCCGGATCTCATGGAAACCCTTAAGAGACGTTACACGATTCTACATCAGATCATGCTGTCCGATATTATTGGGCGCAGAACGCTGGCTGCCTCGCTGGATATGACCGAGCGTGTGCTGCGTGCCGAGACGGATCTTCTGAAATCGCAAGGGCTCATTGAGATCGAGAGTGTCGGCATGCGTATTAGCGATGCCGGTCGCAGAACGCTTGACCTGCTAGAGCCGATCGCCAAGAGTCTGTTTGGCCTGGATGATCTGGAAGAGAAGATTCGCTCAACGTATGGTCTTAATAAAGTAATTATTGTGCCCGGAGATTGCGAGACATCGCCGTTCACGAAGCGTGAGCTGGGACGTGCAGGTGCGAAGGCATTTCTCGGAGTGCTGCGCAGCGACGATACCATTGCCGTAACAGGCGGCTCTACATTAGCTGAGATGGCCGATCAGCTGACCTTGCCCTTATCCCTTTCCTATAAGAATGCATGGGTTGTCCCTGCACGCGGAGGACTTGGAGAGAGCATGGAAATTCAGGCGAATACGATTGCTTCAACAATGGCTAAGCGGATCGGGGCGAATTACCGTCTGCTGCATGTGCCGGATCTGCTCAGTGAGGATGCTTACCAGTCTCTGGCGCATGACTCGAACATTGGGGAGATCGTGCAAATCATCCGCAGATCGCGTATTATTGTTCATGGAATCGGTGATGCCATTGAAATGACCCGCCGCCGCAAGCTGGATGAGACGACAGTCTCAGAGATCCAGGCAGAGGGCGCGGTTGCCGAATCGTTCGGCTATTATTTTAACGAAGCTGGCCAGGTTGTCCATACCATGCTTACGATGGGGCTCCGATTAGAGGATATCATCCGTACGGAAGTTGTTGTCGGTATAGCAGGGGGCAAACGCAAGGCCAAAGCAATCCACGCAATGCTGCGATTCGGGCAAGAGGACATTCTTGTTACAGATGAGGCTGCTGCCGTCGAAATCGGCAAAGACATCGACAAACAGTTGCAGCAAGTTCTATAG
- the gpmI gene encoding 2,3-bisphosphoglycerate-independent phosphoglycerate mutase, with protein MSAPRPVALIIMDGFGLRNTAEGNAVAQANKPNYDRYLKQYPNTTLTACGEAVGLPEGQMGNSEVGHLNIGAGRIVYQDLTRIDKSIRDGEFFENETLVAAVRSAKSTGKKLHLYALVSDGGVHSHINHLFAMLDLAKKEDMHEVYIHAFMDGRDVPPDSGQKFVQDLIAKIEEVGVGKIATVSGRYFAMDRDKRWERVEKAYRAMVYGEGPKYTDALQAITGSYQNSVYDEFVEPSVIVDSNDKPVAVVESGDSVVFLNFRPDRAIQLSQVFTNSDFRGFDRGPLFPQGLHFVCLTTFSETVQGYVAYSPKNLDNTLGEVLVQNNKKQLRIAETEKYPHVTFFFSGGRDEELPGETRILINSPKVATYDLKPEMSAYEVAAACVAEIEADRQDAIILNFANPDMVGHSGMLEPTIKAVEVTDECVGKVVDAVVAKGGVAIIIADHGNADMVFDENGRPFTAHTTNPVPFIVTTENVVLRESGILADVAPTILDLMGLPQPAEMTGQSMIASRK; from the coding sequence ATGTCAGCTCCAAGACCTGTAGCTCTAATCATCATGGACGGTTTCGGATTGCGGAATACAGCTGAAGGCAACGCGGTTGCCCAGGCTAATAAGCCCAACTATGACCGTTACCTGAAACAATATCCGAACACTACGCTTACCGCTTGCGGCGAAGCTGTAGGTCTGCCTGAAGGACAAATGGGCAACTCGGAAGTGGGTCACCTTAACATCGGCGCAGGCCGGATCGTATACCAGGATCTGACCCGTATCGACAAGTCGATCCGTGACGGGGAATTCTTCGAGAACGAAACGCTGGTTGCTGCTGTAAGAAGCGCTAAGTCTACCGGCAAAAAGCTTCACCTGTATGCACTGGTCTCCGACGGAGGCGTACACAGTCATATTAATCACCTGTTCGCCATGCTTGATCTGGCCAAGAAAGAAGATATGCACGAAGTGTATATCCATGCTTTCATGGACGGACGCGACGTACCTCCTGACAGCGGACAGAAGTTCGTTCAGGATCTCATCGCGAAGATTGAAGAAGTGGGTGTAGGTAAAATCGCTACAGTATCCGGACGTTACTTCGCGATGGACCGCGACAAGCGCTGGGAACGTGTAGAGAAGGCTTACCGTGCTATGGTATATGGCGAAGGCCCTAAATATACCGATGCTCTGCAGGCGATCACTGGATCCTACCAGAATTCGGTATATGATGAATTCGTTGAGCCAAGTGTTATCGTGGACAGCAATGATAAGCCGGTTGCGGTAGTGGAAAGCGGCGACTCCGTCGTGTTCCTGAACTTCCGTCCTGACCGCGCGATTCAGCTGTCGCAGGTATTCACCAACTCCGATTTCCGCGGTTTCGACCGTGGTCCCTTGTTCCCGCAGGGTCTGCACTTCGTATGTCTGACTACGTTCAGCGAAACGGTGCAAGGCTATGTGGCGTACTCGCCGAAGAACCTGGATAATACCCTGGGTGAAGTGCTTGTACAGAACAACAAGAAGCAGCTGCGTATCGCGGAAACTGAAAAGTACCCGCACGTAACCTTCTTCTTCAGCGGCGGACGCGATGAAGAGCTTCCCGGCGAAACCCGTATCCTGATCAACTCGCCAAAAGTAGCAACCTATGACCTGAAGCCTGAGATGAGCGCATACGAAGTGGCGGCGGCCTGCGTTGCGGAAATCGAAGCGGACAGACAGGATGCGATTATCCTTAACTTTGCGAACCCTGATATGGTTGGACACTCCGGCATGCTGGAGCCTACCATCAAGGCCGTTGAAGTAACAGATGAATGTGTGGGTAAAGTTGTGGATGCAGTTGTTGCCAAAGGCGGCGTGGCAATCATCATTGCCGACCATGGTAATGCGGATATGGTCTTTGACGAGAACGGTCGTCCGTTCACGGCTCATACCACGAACCCGGTTCCTTTCATCGTAACGACTGAGAATGTTGTTCTGCGCGAATCCGGTATCCTTGCCGATGTGGCACCGACAATCCTTGATCTGATGGGACTCCCGCAGCCTGCGGAAATGACCGGACAATCCATGATTGCCAGCCGTAAATAA
- a CDS encoding phosphoglycerate kinase, whose amino-acid sequence MNKKSVRDVEVTGKRVFVRVDFNVPVEDGKITDDTRIRETLPTIKYLIENGAKVILASHMGRPKGQFVDSMRLTGAAVRLSELLGKPVAKADEAVGDAVKAQIAELNNGDVLVLENVRFYPGEEKNDPELAKQFAELADLFVNDAFGAAHRAHASTEGIAHFLPAVSGLLMEKELSVLGKALSNPERPFTAIIGGSKVKDKIDVIDNLLNLADNVLIGGGLSYTFTKAQGYEIGNSLVDNDKIDAALGFIEKAEKLGKNFVLPVDVVVADKFGADANTKIVDVTEIPEGWEGLDIGPKTREIYADIIKNSKLVVWNGPMGVFEIDIFAEGTIAVAKACATTEGYTVIGGGDSAAAAEKFHLADQMDHISTGGGASLEFMEGKALPGVEALNDK is encoded by the coding sequence ATGAACAAAAAAAGCGTCCGTGATGTAGAAGTAACAGGCAAACGCGTATTCGTACGCGTAGATTTCAACGTGCCAGTGGAAGACGGTAAGATCACTGATGATACCCGTATCCGCGAAACACTTCCAACGATTAAATACCTGATCGAGAACGGTGCAAAGGTCATTCTGGCCAGCCACATGGGCCGTCCGAAGGGTCAATTCGTTGATTCCATGCGCCTTACCGGTGCTGCTGTTCGTTTGTCCGAGCTGCTCGGCAAACCGGTAGCCAAAGCTGATGAAGCTGTGGGTGATGCAGTGAAAGCACAAATCGCTGAACTGAACAATGGCGATGTGCTTGTGCTTGAGAATGTCCGTTTCTATCCGGGTGAAGAAAAGAACGATCCTGAACTGGCTAAGCAGTTCGCAGAACTGGCTGACCTGTTCGTCAACGACGCATTCGGCGCGGCTCACCGTGCACATGCTTCGACTGAAGGAATCGCTCACTTCCTGCCGGCTGTATCCGGTCTGCTGATGGAGAAAGAATTGTCCGTACTGGGCAAAGCTCTGTCCAACCCTGAGCGTCCTTTCACTGCCATCATCGGCGGTTCCAAGGTTAAGGACAAAATCGATGTTATCGACAACCTCTTGAACCTGGCTGACAATGTTCTGATCGGCGGCGGCCTTTCCTATACATTCACCAAAGCTCAAGGTTATGAAATCGGCAACTCGCTGGTAGACAACGATAAAATTGATGCTGCTCTCGGATTCATTGAGAAAGCTGAAAAATTGGGCAAAAACTTCGTGCTTCCGGTTGACGTTGTAGTTGCTGACAAGTTCGGCGCAGATGCCAACACCAAAATTGTAGATGTAACTGAAATTCCTGAGGGCTGGGAAGGTCTGGACATCGGTCCTAAGACTCGTGAAATCTATGCTGATATTATCAAAAACTCCAAGCTGGTTGTCTGGAACGGTCCTATGGGCGTGTTCGAAATCGACATCTTTGCTGAAGGTACAATTGCCGTAGCGAAGGCTTGCGCAACAACTGAGGGTTATACTGTGATCGGCGGCGGAGATTCCGCAGCTGCAGCTGAGAAATTCCACCTGGCTGACCAAATGGATCACATCTCCACAGGCGGCGGTGCATCCCTGGAGTTCATGGAAGGTAAGGCACTTCCTGGCGTAGAGGCACTGAACGACAAGTAA